The Microbacterium sp. zg-Y1090 sequence CTCGATCGCGCGTCGGCCGGGACGGACAACGCCGCCCACGCGCCGAGCCGCCCACTGCACGCCGTGCGCGGCACCGCTGCCGGCGGCGGCGAGGGCGCCGCCGGCGCGGCGAGCACCCCTCAGGGCCGCGTGCTCCAGCCGGATGGCACCCTCCTTGGGTTCCAGCTCCGGGGGGTACGTCGCCGGCGGTGCGCCGAAGCCGCGGCGGGCATTGGCGAGCACCCGGCGGCCGAGGATGTGGTTGCCGGTGCCGCCCACAGCCGCTCCGATGCCGAACGGAAGAGCTTTCCCGAGCACCGAGGCTCCGCCTTTCGCGGCGAACTGGCGCACGAACGTGGATTTCAGCCGGTCCACCAGAGGGCCGACGGCGGCGCGGGGGAGCGTCTTGGTGATCATCTCGCCCCAGTACTTGTCGCGCGTGACCCCCTTGCCCGCGGCCTGCCCGGCCAATTGGGAGACCAGATCGATGCCCTCGCGCCCCAGCATGAGGGTGAGGACGAGCGCACGGGCGCGGTCCGGGTCGTCCACAGGGATGCCGTGGAGCTCGGACATCGATTGGGCGTACAGCGCCGTGGCCTCGAGGAACCCGAGCGTCTCGACGCCTCCGAGTGCGAGGGTGACCCCGGTGCCGATGCCGGGAACGACGGCGGTCGCGCCCACGGTCGCGCCGCCCCCGGTGACCGCGGCGAGGTAGCGCCGCTCCAGGATGCGGGCGATCTCCGCTGTCCCGGCATCCGGATGCCGAAGCCGGATGCTGCGCAGGTGCGCCACCACCGCGGGACGCTGGATCGCCAGCACCCGGTCGAGCATCCGCACGAGCAGGGGGTTGTCGACGGTGGCCGTGGGGAGCGAACCTGCCGCCCACGGCGCATCGTCGGCGAGCGTGTGGATGCGATGCACCTTCTCGTCGGCCATGCGCAGAATCCTATGCACGCCGCCTGGAGGGACGCACCGGCTTGCGAAGGTCAGACGAAGAGGTTCGCGCGCTCCAGGTCTTCGGCGAAGTCCACCTCGACGGCGTAGAGATCGGAGATGTCCAGCGGCTGCAGGCGCACGCCGTCCTCGGCGATGGCCAGCTCCAGGCCCCGCTCGAAGTAGTCCTGGTCATCGACGCGGGCGAGCTGGCGCATGAACGCCCGCTTGTCGCCGGCGGAGATGTAGTTGATCCCCACGGCCTCGCCGATGCCGCCGGTCACCGTCTTGGACAGCCCGGCGATGTAGCCGGCGGCGTCGACGGTGTACTTGACCTCTTCGTCGCTGACCTTGGCGGTGTTGACGGTGACGAACGAACGGTCGGCCTCGATCAGGGCGATCGCGCGGCCGAGCACACGCGGGTCGAACACCACGTCGCCGTTCATCCACAGCACGCCGCCCTTGCCGGTGGCGGCCAGCGCCCGCATCAGCGACTTCGACGTGTTGGTCTGGTCGTAGCGGTCGTTGTACACGTAGTCGACGTCGGGGAAGGCTTCGACGATCGTCTCGGCGCGGTAGCCGACGACGGTGGTGATGCGAGCGGTCTTGCCGAAGGCCGCCCGGATGTTGTCGTGCTGCTGCTGCATGATGCTGCGGCCGTCGCTGAGCTCGGTGAGCGGCTTGGGCAGGCTGCGTCCGAGTCGCGAGCCCATGCCGGCTGCGAGGATCACGGTCTGAAGAGTCACGGGGTTGCTCCTGAAGTCTGTGTTCACTGTCGGTTGACAGAGAGGACACCCCTTTGTGCCTGGTCAATGGTAGCGAGGGCACCTGAGAAGGGGCAGAATACCCGGCCGCCGTTGTCGTTTCGTGACAAATCGGACGAAGTATGACCGATCCGAGGCTCGACCGCGTCGAGGTCGGATCTGCTTGATACCGTGGTCGGGTGACAGCGTCGCTGCCCTTGCCCCACGACCCTGCTCCGGATGACGTTCCGGCGCAGAACGACGTGGAGCGTTCGGGAGGGCGGCCTGCGGCGAAGCCGCGCAAGCCCCGTCCGCGCGGCTCTGCAGCGAGCCGGAAGCCGGCAGCCGCCGCGGTCGCGCCGCTCGTCCCCGCCCCGCCGCCGCTGCCTCCGCGTCCGCCGTTGCCGCCCATCCCGGCGGCCGAAGCGGCCCGCGCGGCGGTGCCCGCCACGTTGCCACCCCGCCCTGCCGAATCGGCGGCCGCCGTTGCGGCTCGCATCGCCGAGCACCGCGCGGCCGTGTCATCGGTCGTCGCCCCCGCTCCCGCGGTGGAACCCGAGCCGATCGTCGAGCCCGCGCCGATCGTCGAGCCTGAGCCGGAGCCTGAGCCTGAGCCGATCGTGGAGCCTGAGCCCACCGCCGAGCCGGAGCCCGGCGCCGCCCCCGAGGCGGACGATGGCGCGCCGCTCGACGATCCGGAGGACACCTCCGTCGCCGGTGCCGACGCGGTCGAATCCGTCATGGCCTCCCTCGAGGGTGACGTGCGCGCCGACGCGGACGACGCCGTGCCCGCTCTGCGGTTGCGCGGCGTGACGAAGGTGTTCGGCGGTGTCGCGGTGGTCGACGGCATCGACCTCACCGTTCCGGCGGGCGCGTTCTACGGCCTCGTCGGTCCCAACGGCGCCGGCAAGACCACCACGCTGTCGATGATCGCGGGGCTCCTGCGTCCCGACCGCGGCAGCGTCAAGGTCAACGGCATCGACGCCGCAGCCGACCCCGTCGCCGCCAAGCGGCTGCTGGGCGTGCTTCCCGATCGGCTGCGCACCTTCGACCGGCTCACCGGCCGCCAGCTGCTGCATTACTACGGCCTGCTGCGGGGTCTTCCCGGTCCCGTCGCCGACAGCAGGGCAGCAGACCTGGCACGTGCGTTCGACCTCACCGACGCCCTCTCGCGGCCGGTGTCGGACTACTCCGGCGGTATGACGAAGAAGATCATGCTCGCGGGGGCGATGATCCACTCGCCTCGCGTGCTCGTGCTCGATGAGCCCTTCGAGGCGGTCGACCCGGTCTCCAGCGCCGTCATCCTCGACATCCTCGGCGCCTATGTCGCCCACGGCGGCACCGTGATCCTCTCCAGCCACGGCATGGAGCTCGTCGAGCGGGTCTGCACGCGCGTCGCCGTCATCGTGGCCGGACAGGTGCTGGCCGAAGGCACGGTCGACGAGGTGCGCGGCGAGCTCACCCTCGAACAGCGCTTCGTCGAGCTGGCAGGCGGGCTGAGCGATGTGGAAGGCCTGGAGTGGTTGCACACGTTCTCCGACTGAGGTTCGCGCTGCTGGTCGGAGCGCTGCGCGGCGACGCATCGCACCGCGCGCGCATGACGGGCGGGCTGATCCTCCTGGCGGCAGGCGTCGCCGCGGCGTGCGCCGCGCTGCTCACCCTGCGCGAGGCGCCCGACGCCGTGGCGACGACCATCACGGTGCTCGCCGGCTCGGCGATCACCCTCTCCTTCGCGCTGGGTCCCCTCGTCGCCGGCGGTGACGACCCGCTCGATCCCCGGCGGTTCGCCGTCCTGGCCACGCGACCGGGCCCGCTCGCTGCCGCCATCGCCCTCGCCGGGGCGGTGAGCCTGCCGGTCATCGCCCTATTGCCCATCGCGGCATGCGTCGTGGTCGTCTGGCACGCGCACGGCGTCGCGTGGGGCCTGGGAGTCGTCGCGGTGCTGCTGTGGCTCGCCACCACCGTGCTGCTCGCCCGCATCTCGTTCGCCGTCGCCGACGTCGTGCTCAACGAACGCCGCTCCCGAGAGCTCACCGGCATCCTGTTGCTGGCGCTGCTCGTCTTCGTCGTCCCTGCCGTGGTCTTCGTCGCCTCCCTCGATTGGGACGGACAGGTGCCGACGCCGCTGGCCGACGTCGTGCGCGGCCTGGCGCTGTCGCCGCTCGGCGCCGGCCTCGGCATCGCCGGCGCCGCGGCCGGCACGCCGGAGGACGTCGTCGCGCCCGTGCTCGTGGCGGTGGGCACGCTCGCGGTGCTCGCCGGATGCTGGTACCTGCTGGTCCGGCGCATGCTCACCACCACGCCCCGGCCGGCCACGGTGCGCGAGGGCGGGGGACTGGGCTGGTTCGCGATGACACCGCGCACGCCCGCCGGGGCCGTCGCCGCCCGGAGTCTCGTGTACTGGACCCGCGACCGCCGCTATCTCGTGAACGTCGCGGTCATCCCGGTGGCCGCAGCGCTGACGATCGTGCCGCTGGCGATCGTCGGCGTGCCGACGGAGGTCATCGCTCTGGTGCCGGTGCCCCTCATGGCGCTCTTCCTCGGCTGGCTGCCGCACAACGATCTCGCCTATGACTCCACGGCGGTGTGGATGCACATCGCCGGCGCGGTGCGCGGCGCCGCCGATCGGCTGGGGCGACTGGTCCCGGTGCTGCTGGTGGGCGTGCCGCTGCTGGCGGTCACCGTGCCGCTGGCGATCTGGGCCCACGGCGACGGAGCTGTCATGCCCGCACTCGCGGGTGTGTGCGCGGCGCTGTTCCTCTCCGGACTGGGACTGTCGAGCATCGCCTCCGCGGCGGCGCCGTACGCCGTCACCCGCCCGGGCGACAGCCCCTTCCAGCAGCCGCAGCGCACCGGCGGCTCCCTCTCGCAGGGCGTCGTCCTCGTCGGCGCGCTCGTCGCGGCCGCTCCCGCCCTGTGGTTCGGCTGGCTGGCGCTCACGGTGGACCCGGGGGAGGCGTGGCGCGCGCTGTGGGCCGGTGCGGGCGTCGGTGTGGTCATCCTCGTTGCCGGCGTGCTGCTGGGCGGCGCGATCTTCGACCGGCGCAGCAGCAGGCTGATGGAATTCGCCGAAGCGACCTGATCCGCCCCGCACCGGGCGCCCCGGATAGAATGGCTGACCATGAGCACGCCGATCGACAGCCCCGACCAGGGGGGTCTCGCGACCCTCGACCGTGAGCTCGAGGAGCTCATCCGAGAAGAGAACATCGAGCCCGGCGACCACGAGCGCTTCTCCCACTACGTCAAGAAGGAGAAGATCCTCGAATCCGCCCTCACCGGAAAGCCGGTGCGCGCGCTGTGCGGCAAGAAATGGACTCCGGGCCGCGACCCGGAGAAGTTCCCGGTCTGCCCCGCGTGCAAGGAGATCTACGAGTCCCTGAACACCTGACGCCGGCTGCGATTCACCCGACGTCGACGAATCGCGTCGGGAGGGCGGGGTCGGACCTGCTGAGCGCGAGGGCGCGCACCGGCAGCTCCTCCCGCACGGCGAAGTGATGTTCGCGGGCGGCGCCCACCCCGGCGGCGCCGAGGTAGGCGGCATCCACGTCTCCGCCGTCGACGAGCGTGACCTGCAGCGCCCGCGCCTCCGGGTGGTCGGCGGCGGTGGGGACCTCTTCGAAACCGTCGGCCACGGCGATCAGCTCGGCTGTGGCGACCCCGCGATCGAGGGTGCGGAACGCGGCCTTGCGGCCGCCCTTGGACCCCTTGTCGGTGGATGCCTTCGCCACCGCGACCCATGATCCGTCGGACCCCTGCCGCGCGGTGAGCTTGTAGACCATGCCCGCCGTCGGCGCGCCGGAGCCGGTGACGACGGACGTCCCCACCCCGTAGGAGTCGACGGGGGATGCCGCCAGCGCGGCGATCGCGAACTCGTCGAGATCGCTGGTCACGGTGATCTTCGTCTCGGTCGCGCCGAGCGCATCGAGCTGCGCGCGCACCTCGGCGGCGACGGTGGGAAGGTCGCCGGAGTCGATGCGCACGCCGCCGAGCCCGGTGCCCGCCACACGGATCGCCGTCTCGACGCCGCGGCGGATGTCGTAGGTGTCCACCAGCAGGGTGGTGTCGATGCCGAGTGCGTCGATCTGCGCACGGAAGGCATCCTCTTCGGAATCGTGCAGCAGCGTCCAGGAGTGCGCCGCCGTGCCCATCGTGGGGATACCCCAGGTGCGCCCGGCCTCGAGGTTGCTGGTCGCCCCGAATCCGACGATGTAGGCCGCGCGGGCGGCGGCGACGGCGGAGTTCTCGCCGGCACGGCGCGAGCCCATCTCGGCGAGCGGCCGGTCGCCCGCGGCGATGCTCATGCGCGCGGCGGCGTTGGCGACGGCGGAGTCGTGGTTGAGCACGCTGAGGGCGAGCGTCTCCAGCACGACGGCCTCGGCGAACGTTCCCTCGACGGTGAGCACCGGCGACCCGGGGAAGTACACCTCCCCCTCGCGGTAGCCGGTGATGGTGCCGCTGAACCGGTAGTCCTCCAGGAAGGCCACGGTGGCGGCATCCACGACTCTGTTGTCGCGCAGGTAGCGCAGTTCGTCGTCGCCGAAGTGGAAGTCCTGCAGCAGCGACAGCAGACGCCCGGTTCCCGCCACGACGCCGAACCGGCGCGCGCCCGGGAGGCGGCGGCCGAACAGCTCGAAGACGCAGCGGCGATCGGCCGACCCGTCGTGCAGCGCGGCGTCGAGCATCGTCAGCTCGTACCGGTCGGTCAACAGTGCGGTGCTGGGGGGCGCGACGCTCATGGGGTCAGCCTATCCAGGCGCTCGCGTAGGCTGGGGGACGTGAACGACGCCCCGATCGGAATCTTCGACTCCGGCGTCGGCGGACTCACCGTGGCGCGCGCCGTATCGGCGCTGCTGCCGCGGGAGTCGATCCTGTATCTCGGCGACACCGCCCACTCGCCGTACGGACCCAAGCCGATCGCCGACGTACGCCGCTACTCGCTGGAAGTGCTCGACACCCTGGTGGACGAGGGCGTCAAGATGCTCGTGATCGCCTGCAACACCGCCTCTGCGGCCGTGCTGCGCGACGCACGTGAGCGCTACGACGTCCCGGTGGTGGAGGTCATCGGCCCTGCCGTGCGCACCGCGATGTCCACCACCCGCAACGGCCGCATCGGCGTGATCGGCACGGAGGGCACCATCGGCTCCCGCGCCTACCAGGACATGCTCGAGGTCAACGAGAGGCTCGCGGTCTCCGCCCGTGCGTGTCCGCGCTTCGTGGACTTCGTCGAGGCCGGCATCACCGACACTCCCGAGGTGCTGGAGGTCGCCGAGGAGTACCTCGCGCCGCTGCGTCACGCGGCGGTCGACACCCTCGTGCTCGGGTGCACGCACTACCCGTTCCTCGAGGGCGCCATCAGCTACGTGATGGGACCGGAGGTGTCGCTGGTCTCCAGCGACACCGAGACCGCGAAGGACGTCTACCGTCAGCTGGTCTCGCGCGACCTGCTCGCCTCGACGACCGCCATCGCGCAACACGACTACCAGGCCACCGGCACCTCGGCCGACGACTTCCTGCGTCTCGCGCACCGACTCATGGGGCGCGAAGTCAGCTCCGTGCGCCTGGTGCAGACCGGCGCCATCGACCTGCCCCGCTGACCCCCGGGTCCGCCCACCCCCTGGAGAGATATGAGCGACATCATCCGAGCCGACGGCCGCGCCGTCGACGACCTGCGTCCCGTCACCATCGAGCGCGGCTGGAGCGCCCATGCCGAGGGATCGGCGTTGATCTCCTTCGGTGGCACCAAGGTGCTGTGCACGGCGTCCTTCACCAACGGGGTGCCACGCTGGCTCACCGGCAAGGGCAAGGGCTGGGTCACCGCCGAGTACGCGATGCTCCCGCGGGCCACGAACTCGCGCAATGACCGCGAGTCGATCAAGGGCCGTGTGGGCGGTCGCACCCACGAGATCTCACGCCTCATCGGTCGCGCGCTGCGCGCCGTCGTGGACACGAAGGCGCTGGGCGAGAACACGATCGTGATCGACTGCGACGTGCTGCAGGCCGACGGCGGCACCCGCACCGCGGCGATCACCGGCGCATACGTCGCGCTGGCGGACGCGATCGAGTGGGGCCGGGAGAAGAAGTTCATCGCGCAGCGGTCGCAGGTGCTGGTTGACTCGGTGGCGGCGGTGTCGGTCGGCATCATCGACGGGGAGCCCATGCTCGACCTGGCGTACGTCGAGGACGTGCGCGCCGAGACCGACATGAACCTCGTCGTCACCGGCCGTGGACTGTTCGTCGAGGTGCAGGGCACCGCCGAGGGTGCACCGTTCGACAAGCGCGAGCTCGATGCGCTGCTCGAACTGGGTGTGGCCGGCTGCGCCGACCTGCGCGACCTGCAGGCGGCCGCGCTGGAAGCGCCGGCGCAGTGAGCGCCGGCAGCGCCCTGCCCGGCGGCCGCGTCGTGCTGGCCACCCACAACCCGCACAAGATCGAGGAGTTCCAGTCGATCGTGCGGGCGACCCGCCCCGACCTCGAGGTCGTCGGCTACGACGGCCCCGAGCCGGTCGAGGACGGCGTCACGTTCGCCCAGAACGCCCTCATCAAGGCGCGGGCCGCCGCTGCGCACACCGGCCTGCCCGCCCTCGCCGACGACTCCGGGCTGTGCGTGGACGTGCTCGGGGGCTCGCCCGGCGTCTTCTCCGCGTACTGGGCGGGACACGCGAAGGATGCCACGGCGAACCTCGAACTGCTGCTGGACCAGCTGAGCGACATCGCCGACCCGCACCGCACCGCGCACTTCGTCTCGACGATCGCGCTGGTGCTCCCCGGGGGCGCGGAGCACGTCGTCGAGGGCGTCTGGGACGGTCGCCTGGCGACGGCTCCCGCCGGTGACGGAGGGTTCGGGTACGACCCGATCTTCATCCCCGCCGACCAGCCCGAAAACGAGGAGCGCACGGTCGGCGAGTGGTCGGCGGGGGAGAAGAACGCCGCCTCGCACCGCGCGCGCGCGTTCGCCGCGCTCACGCCGCTGCTGGCGGACCTCGAGGCCTGAGAACGGGTCTCATTCCCGACAGCGCTGATGGGGGTCCGGCGGCGTCGTCGCGGACGTAGCGTGGAGGCATGCACGACCACGCACCCGTCCGCGGCATCCGCGGCGCCGGCAATCGGCGCCTGCTCGCGATGTCGCTGGCGCTGACCGCGGTCGTGCTGGTCGTGCAGGTGGTCGGCGCCCTGCTGTCGGGGTCGCTGGCGCTGCTGGCCGACGCCGGACACATGTTCACCGATGCGGCCGCGCTGGTCATCGCGCTCATCGCGAGCACGGTCGCCGCGCGCCCCGCGAACGAGCGTGCCACCTTCGGCTACCAGCGCGCGGAGGTCTTCGGGGCCCTCATCAATGCCGTCATCCTGCTGGCGCTGGCGGTGGGGATCACGGTCGAGGCGGTGCGCAGGCTGCTGGATCCCGCCGGAGCCGAGGTCGCCGGCGGTCTCATGCTCTTCGTCGCCGTGGTCGGCCTCATCGCCAACGCCATCTCGCTGTGGCTGCTGGGCGCGGCGCAGAAGCGCAGCATCAACGTGCGCGGCGCGTATCTGGAGGTGCTGGGCGACCTGCTGGGGTCGGCGGCGGTGATCGTGGCCGCCGTCGTGATCGTCTTCACGGGGTGGACGCGGGCGGATGCGCTGGTGTCGCTGCTCATCGCCGTACTCATCGTGCCGCGGGCGGTGACCCTCCTCCGGGAGGTCGCAGCGGTGCTGGGGGAGAGCGCGCCCGCGGGCGTGCAGGTCGCGCAGATCCGGCAGCACATCCTCGATACGCCCGGCGTCGTCGACGTGCATGACGTGCACGTGTGGCAGCTCACCCGCGGCGCTCCGGTGTTCATGGCGCACGTCGTGGTGGACGATGCCTACCTGGCCCGCGAACCGGCGACCGAGATCCTGACCCGGCTGCAGTCCTGTCTGTCGGACCATTTCGACGTGGCGCACTCGACGTTCCAGCTCGAGCCCGCCGGGCACGTCGAGCATGACGCGCATGCGTGAGACGTGGGCGGTGCGCCCTCATTCCTCCCGCGTCACTTCGTCCGGCGTCTTGTCGGGACGCAGGCCGCGCCAGCGCGCGTGACGGAGCGTGCCGCCCGGGGTGAACTCGGCGTACTCGACTTCCGCGACGGTCACGGGGCGCACCCAGAGCGCGTCGGAGGCGTCGGCGCGGGGGATGCCGACGAACGGGTCGGCGTCGGTGCGCAGCGGGGTCAGAGTCTCGTCGAGCCGCGCCAACGTGCGGTCGCTGAACCCCGAGCCGACGCGGCCGACGTACTGCAGGCCGTCGGGGCCGGGGATGCCGAGCAGCAGGGAGCCGATCGACCCGGTGCGGCCGCCCTTGCCCGGCCGGATGGCCCCGATGACGACCTCCTGCGTGTGCGTGATCTTGACCTTCAGCCAGTGCTCTGAGCGCTGCCCGCGCCGGTAGGTCGAGGCGGGGTCCTTGACCACGAGACCCTCGAGACGGTGTCGACGCGCGGTGGCCAGGGCGGTGTCGACGTCATCGAGCACCGGCGGGACGTCGATCCGCGGCGGGGCGGTGGGAAGGGTGTCAAGCAGTCTGCGCCGATCGCGCAACGGGAGGGTCGTCACGTCGCGTCCGTCGTGGGCGAGGACGTCGAAGAGGTACCAGGCGGTCGGGGTGCGAGCCGCCTCACGGGCGATGTCCCGGCTGCCGGTGAGGTGCATTCGGTTCTGCAGCAGGGAGAAGCTCGGCCGCCCCGTCTCGTCGAGGGCCACGATCTCGCCGTCGACGACGACGGGCGTCGGGCCGAACGCGGCGGCCGCGGCTTCGGTCAGCTCCGGATACCGGGCGGTGATGTCGGTTCCGTTGCGGCCGCGCAGGTGCAGGGTCGTGCCGTCCCAGGCGCCGAGCGACCGGATGCCGTCCCATTTCAGCTCCGCCCACGCCCCGCCGCCGTTCCACCGGCCGGCGGCCTCCTTTGCACGCGCCGCGGTCGATGCTGTCGCCAGCATCGGTCGAAGGTCGTCGTCGTGGCGAGCCGTGGTGCGCGCAAGGCCATCGTCATCCTCGCCCGACCCGCGAGATTTCCGTTGTCCTCTCGATTCGTCATGTGAGTTCCCGCTCACACGGTGGCCGGGCGCGGTGTGTTTCGGGCCCGCGCCCCCCTCCACGGCACCGGTCAATTCGTCATGTGACTTCCCGCTCACACGATCACCGGGTGAGCCCTCGCTCACACCCTCGCCGAGCGGGTCGTCGGTCTGATTCCCGCCGGGTGACTTCCCGCTCACACGGTCGGCGTCGGCCGGGGGGCGGTGCGCGGTGGCGTCGGCCGTGGGGCGATGCGCGGAGGTGTGGTGTGAGCCGGAACTCACATGACGAATCAAGAGTGTCGGAGATTTTGAGGCGCCGGACGGGGCGCCGGCATGCGGGGGGCGCGCGGCGGCGACAGCGCCCCCGGCCGCGGTGGGCTTCATCCGGTGCATCAGCCAAGTCGACTTCTCGCCGGCTCCGTCGGTGCGGATGAGCGCCAGCCGCACGTCGCCGAGTGGCCCGCCCGGCCTCCCGTGAACGGTGAGGATGATCTCGTCGTCCCGCCACTTCTCGAGATCGTAGACGCCCTCGTCCCAGATCGTGACCGTGCCCCCGCCGTACTCGCCGCGCGGGATCTCCCCCTCGAACGCGGCGTACTCCAGCGGGTGATCCTCGGTCATCACGGCGAGGTGATTGCGGTCCGGTGATTCGGGCACGCCCTTGGGCACCGCCCAGCTGACCAGCACGCCGTCGCGCTCCAGCCGGAAGTCCCAGTGCAGCCGTGAGGCGTGATGCTCCTGGATCACGAAGCGGGGCAGGCCGTCTCCGGCCGCACGGCCGCCGAGCGCGTTGGCCGGGACGGGCTCGGGGGTGGCTCCCGCCGTGCGCTTGGCGATGTAGGTGGCCAGCGGCCCCGCCGTCGATGCCCGGGCGCCCGCCGCGAACCCCAGCGGGGCGATCGGGTCCTCTCCCGCCTCCACACGGGCGAGCACCTCGCCCAGCAGGAGGTGTCGCAGATCGGGGTCGTCGAGCTCCGCCCACGTGCGCGGCGCCGCCACCGTGGGCTGTTCGCGACCGCGCAGGGAGTAGGGCGCGATCGTGGTCTTCGAGCCGTTGTTCTGGCTCCAGTCGATGAACACCCGCCCGGTGCGCTGCGCCTTGGCCATCTGGCTCACGACGAGGTCGGGATGGTCCGCCTCCACGGCTCTGGCCAGTTCCCGCGCCACGATCGTGATCTGCTCGCTCGTCTGCGTCCCCGGCAGCGCCGCATAGAGGTGGATCCCCTTGCTGCCGCTGGTCACCGGGTACGGTTCGAGACCCATGTCCGTCAAGATCGCGCGGAGCAGCCGCGCGACCTCCGCGCACTCCGCCAAGCCCATTCCCGGGCCCGGGTCGAGGTCGAGCACGATCCGGTCGGCGGCAGCGCGGCCGCCATCGGGGGCGAACCGCCACTGGGGGACGTGCAACTCCAGGCTCGCCACCTGAGCCAGGTACACGAGCGTCGCGCGATCCTCGACCAGCGGATAGTCCTTCGCGCCGGTCGAGTGCGCGATCGGCATCCGCTTCACCCAGTCGGGCGCGCCCGGTTCGAGATCCTTCGCGAAGAAAGACGGGGCATCGAC is a genomic window containing:
- a CDS encoding nicotinate phosphoribosyltransferase, whose product is MSVAPPSTALLTDRYELTMLDAALHDGSADRRCVFELFGRRLPGARRFGVVAGTGRLLSLLQDFHFGDDELRYLRDNRVVDAATVAFLEDYRFSGTITGYREGEVYFPGSPVLTVEGTFAEAVVLETLALSVLNHDSAVANAAARMSIAAGDRPLAEMGSRRAGENSAVAAARAAYIVGFGATSNLEAGRTWGIPTMGTAAHSWTLLHDSEEDAFRAQIDALGIDTTLLVDTYDIRRGVETAIRVAGTGLGGVRIDSGDLPTVAAEVRAQLDALGATETKITVTSDLDEFAIAALAASPVDSYGVGTSVVTGSGAPTAGMVYKLTARQGSDGSWVAVAKASTDKGSKGGRKAAFRTLDRGVATAELIAVADGFEEVPTAADHPEARALQVTLVDGGDVDAAYLGAAGVGAAREHHFAVREELPVRALALSRSDPALPTRFVDVG
- the rph gene encoding ribonuclease PH, translating into MSDIIRADGRAVDDLRPVTIERGWSAHAEGSALISFGGTKVLCTASFTNGVPRWLTGKGKGWVTAEYAMLPRATNSRNDRESIKGRVGGRTHEISRLIGRALRAVVDTKALGENTIVIDCDVLQADGGTRTAAITGAYVALADAIEWGREKKFIAQRSQVLVDSVAAVSVGIIDGEPMLDLAYVEDVRAETDMNLVVTGRGLFVEVQGTAEGAPFDKRELDALLELGVAGCADLRDLQAAALEAPAQ
- the murI gene encoding glutamate racemase, whose translation is MNDAPIGIFDSGVGGLTVARAVSALLPRESILYLGDTAHSPYGPKPIADVRRYSLEVLDTLVDEGVKMLVIACNTASAAVLRDARERYDVPVVEVIGPAVRTAMSTTRNGRIGVIGTEGTIGSRAYQDMLEVNERLAVSARACPRFVDFVEAGITDTPEVLEVAEEYLAPLRHAAVDTLVLGCTHYPFLEGAISYVMGPEVSLVSSDTETAKDVYRQLVSRDLLASTTAIAQHDYQATGTSADDFLRLAHRLMGREVSSVRLVQTGAIDLPR
- a CDS encoding phosphocholine cytidylyltransferase family protein, whose amino-acid sequence is MTLQTVILAAGMGSRLGRSLPKPLTELSDGRSIMQQQHDNIRAAFGKTARITTVVGYRAETIVEAFPDVDYVYNDRYDQTNTSKSLMRALAATGKGGVLWMNGDVVFDPRVLGRAIALIEADRSFVTVNTAKVSDEEVKYTVDAAGYIAGLSKTVTGGIGEAVGINYISAGDKRAFMRQLARVDDQDYFERGLELAIAEDGVRLQPLDISDLYAVEVDFAEDLERANLFV
- the ligD gene encoding non-homologous end-joining DNA ligase, which codes for MAGEGQLVRIDGRRLRLTNLDKVLYPATGTTKGEVIDYVTRVAPAMIPQITGRPVTRKRWPEGVDAPSFFAKDLEPGAPDWVKRMPIAHSTGAKDYPLVEDRATLVYLAQVASLELHVPQWRFAPDGGRAAADRIVLDLDPGPGMGLAECAEVARLLRAILTDMGLEPYPVTSGSKGIHLYAALPGTQTSEQITIVARELARAVEADHPDLVVSQMAKAQRTGRVFIDWSQNNGSKTTIAPYSLRGREQPTVAAPRTWAELDDPDLRHLLLGEVLARVEAGEDPIAPLGFAAGARASTAGPLATYIAKRTAGATPEPVPANALGGRAAGDGLPRFVIQEHHASRLHWDFRLERDGVLVSWAVPKGVPESPDRNHLAVMTEDHPLEYAAFEGEIPRGEYGGGTVTIWDEGVYDLEKWRDDEIILTVHGRPGGPLGDVRLALIRTDGAGEKSTWLMHRMKPTAAGGAVAAARPPHAGAPSGASKSPTLLIRHVSSGSHHTSAHRPTADATAHRPPADADRVSGKSPGGNQTDDPLGEGVSEGSPGDRVSGKSHDELTGAVEGGAGPKHTAPGHRVSGNSHDESRGQRKSRGSGEDDDGLARTTARHDDDLRPMLATASTAARAKEAAGRWNGGGAWAELKWDGIRSLGAWDGTTLHLRGRNGTDITARYPELTEAAAAAFGPTPVVVDGEIVALDETGRPSFSLLQNRMHLTGSRDIAREAARTPTAWYLFDVLAHDGRDVTTLPLRDRRRLLDTLPTAPPRIDVPPVLDDVDTALATARRHRLEGLVVKDPASTYRRGQRSEHWLKVKITHTQEVVIGAIRPGKGGRTGSIGSLLLGIPGPDGLQYVGRVGSGFSDRTLARLDETLTPLRTDADPFVGIPRADASDALWVRPVTVAEVEYAEFTPGGTLRHARWRGLRPDKTPDEVTREE
- the rdgB gene encoding RdgB/HAM1 family non-canonical purine NTP pyrophosphatase, producing MSAGSALPGGRVVLATHNPHKIEEFQSIVRATRPDLEVVGYDGPEPVEDGVTFAQNALIKARAAAAHTGLPALADDSGLCVDVLGGSPGVFSAYWAGHAKDATANLELLLDQLSDIADPHRTAHFVSTIALVLPGGAEHVVEGVWDGRLATAPAGDGGFGYDPIFIPADQPENEERTVGEWSAGEKNAASHRARAFAALTPLLADLEA
- a CDS encoding DUF3039 domain-containing protein, which gives rise to MSTPIDSPDQGGLATLDRELEELIREENIEPGDHERFSHYVKKEKILESALTGKPVRALCGKKWTPGRDPEKFPVCPACKEIYESLNT
- a CDS encoding ABC transporter ATP-binding protein — protein: MTASLPLPHDPAPDDVPAQNDVERSGGRPAAKPRKPRPRGSAASRKPAAAAVAPLVPAPPPLPPRPPLPPIPAAEAARAAVPATLPPRPAESAAAVAARIAEHRAAVSSVVAPAPAVEPEPIVEPAPIVEPEPEPEPEPIVEPEPTAEPEPGAAPEADDGAPLDDPEDTSVAGADAVESVMASLEGDVRADADDAVPALRLRGVTKVFGGVAVVDGIDLTVPAGAFYGLVGPNGAGKTTTLSMIAGLLRPDRGSVKVNGIDAAADPVAAKRLLGVLPDRLRTFDRLTGRQLLHYYGLLRGLPGPVADSRAADLARAFDLTDALSRPVSDYSGGMTKKIMLAGAMIHSPRVLVLDEPFEAVDPVSSAVILDILGAYVAHGGTVILSSHGMELVERVCTRVAVIVAGQVLAEGTVDEVRGELTLEQRFVELAGGLSDVEGLEWLHTFSD
- a CDS encoding cation diffusion facilitator family transporter, yielding MHDHAPVRGIRGAGNRRLLAMSLALTAVVLVVQVVGALLSGSLALLADAGHMFTDAAALVIALIASTVAARPANERATFGYQRAEVFGALINAVILLALAVGITVEAVRRLLDPAGAEVAGGLMLFVAVVGLIANAISLWLLGAAQKRSINVRGAYLEVLGDLLGSAAVIVAAVVIVFTGWTRADALVSLLIAVLIVPRAVTLLREVAAVLGESAPAGVQVAQIRQHILDTPGVVDVHDVHVWQLTRGAPVFMAHVVVDDAYLAREPATEILTRLQSCLSDHFDVAHSTFQLEPAGHVEHDAHA